In Schistocerca americana isolate TAMUIC-IGC-003095 unplaced genomic scaffold, iqSchAmer2.1 HiC_scaffold_131, whole genome shotgun sequence, a single genomic region encodes these proteins:
- the LOC124564277 gene encoding piggyBac transposable element-derived protein 4-like, which translates to MYVVTHNVIFFLEDEIDDSLSSDEDENDVEGVASNPAAVPYPKDSEWTAVDTYRPLPVNTTPRQILVDIDESSSVLDCSKVFLTDSDVNELKRQTNLYASQTIQKKRRGNNLKPHSVLSSWKPVTISEMRRFLGIIFHMCVSKKPKIADHWSTNPVLSCNFCPHVMSRLRFTQILSCLHLVDNSNQKKPGEDGFHPLYKVLPYYNNLKERCIQAYRPSEKVTIDEGICPFRGRVSFRVYMQNKPHKYGLKVYAVAEASSGYVVNFEVYAGKHIVDNSSSAVILRLLSDSSLLNKGHTVYLDRFYSSPELFQQLAEKGTGAVGTVNKSRKGLPKDLVSAKLKKGEMSFRRKDNVLAMKWKDKRDVYTLSTRHQATFGTHTKRNGSVVLKPLQVLDYNLNKIGVDIGDQRLQYNPFQHRTVKWWRKLYFHLLLMGVSNAFWLYNAVHRKKITITDFITVLAVQLVEDDTLEFIPRNEGTVGRLTKRHFLQHIPATTKKYAARVCHVCSSRSKKQSGKASRKETRYECEQCGVALCLEPCFKIFHTKKQYDSV; encoded by the coding sequence atgtatgtagttacacataatgtgatattctttttagaagacgagattgatgacagtttgtcttcagatgaagacgagaatgatgttgaaggtgttgcttcaaatccagcagctgtgccgtatccgaaagacagtgagtggactgcagttgacacctaccgacctctgcctgtcaacacgacacccaggcagatactagtggatattgatgagtcgagttctgtactggattgcagtaaagtgttccttactgacagtgacgtaaatgaactcaagagacagacaaatttgtatgcatcacagacaatacagaagaaaagaagaggaaataatctgaagccccattcagttttgagttcgtggaagccagtgactataagtgagatgaggcgtttcttgggtattattttccacatgtgtgtttcgaaaaagcccaaaattgcggaccattggagcactaatcctgttcttagttgtaacttttgtccccatgtcatgagccgtttgcgtttcactcagatactgtcatgcttgcatcttgttgacaattcaaatcagaaaaaaccaggcgaagatggatttcatccactttacaaagttttgccatattataataatttgaaggagcgatgtatccaggcatatcgtccctcagaaaaagtgacaattgatgaaggaatttgcccatttcgaggtcgtgtgagtttccgtgtttacatgcaaaataagcctcataagtatggactgaaagtatatgctgttgctgaagccagtagtggctatgttgtaaattttgaagtttatgctggtaagcatattgttgacaattcttcgtctgcggttattttgcgattgttgtctgacagcagcttgctgaacaaaggccacactgtgtatttagatcgattttattccagtccagagctatttcagcaactggcagagaaaggcactggagctgttggtactgtgaacaaatccaggaaaggattgcctaaagatttagtatctgctaagctgaaaaagggcgaaatgtcttttcggcgtaaagataatgtattggcaatgaagtggaaagataagagagatgtgtatacattgtctacaaggcatcaagcaacatttggtacgcatactaagagaaatgggtctgtagtattgaaaccacttcaggtacttgattacaacctcaataaaattggagtggatattggagaccaacgcctgcagtacaatccgttccagcacagaactgtgaaatggtggcgaaaattatatttccatttgctgcttatgggagtatcaaatgcattttggctgtacaatgcagtgcacaggaagaaaattacaataacagactttataacagtgcttgcagttcagcttgttgaagacgacacacttgaattcattccaagaaatgaaggaactgtaggtcggctaacaaagagacattttttgcagcacatacctgcaactactaagaagtatgctgctcgtgtgtgtcacgtgtgcagttccaggagcaagaaacagagtggcaaggcttctcgcaaagagacacgatacgaatgtgaacagtgtggcgttgcactctgcctggaaccttgctttaaaattttccacactaaaaaacaatatgattctgtgtga